The Microbacterium sp. SORGH_AS_0862 genome has a segment encoding these proteins:
- the ccsB gene encoding c-type cytochrome biogenesis protein CcsB, with amino-acid sequence MPEQLSLDAVSLLTVWTAVAIYALAFIAYTIDLARRSADAADRQDALVRDRELVAAGGETISQVRASEERAAASLAARGRERSRPVWARIGTSLTWLAFLFHLTGAVLRGIAAERVPWSNMYEFALTGTVLIVAVYLAVLFRYDLRFLGAFITGLVAVLMGWATLLHVDVVPLADPLKSVWLVVHVFVASLATAFFALAFALSVTQLLQARRERKAAAADAKTGPRFLRILPGADALESLAYRFAIVGFIFWTFTLIAGSIWANDAWGRYWGFDTKEVWTFVIWVLYAGYIHARATRGWRGTRSAWLSIIGFSAVMFNFTIVNLFFKGLHVYSGLS; translated from the coding sequence ATGCCCGAACAGCTCTCGCTCGACGCGGTCTCGCTGCTCACCGTCTGGACGGCGGTCGCGATCTACGCGCTCGCGTTCATCGCGTACACCATCGACCTCGCTCGCCGCTCTGCCGACGCTGCCGACCGGCAGGACGCCCTCGTACGCGATCGCGAGCTCGTCGCCGCCGGTGGAGAGACGATCTCGCAGGTTCGGGCGAGCGAAGAGCGCGCCGCCGCATCCCTCGCGGCGCGCGGACGCGAACGCTCGCGTCCGGTGTGGGCGCGCATCGGCACCTCGCTGACCTGGCTCGCGTTCCTCTTCCACCTCACCGGCGCGGTGCTGCGCGGCATCGCCGCCGAGCGGGTGCCGTGGTCGAACATGTACGAGTTCGCCCTGACGGGCACCGTGCTGATCGTCGCCGTGTACCTGGCCGTGCTGTTCCGCTACGACCTGCGCTTCCTCGGCGCCTTCATCACGGGTCTCGTCGCCGTGCTCATGGGCTGGGCCACGCTCCTCCACGTCGACGTCGTGCCGCTGGCCGACCCGCTTAAGAGCGTCTGGCTCGTGGTGCACGTGTTCGTCGCCTCACTGGCGACGGCGTTCTTCGCGCTCGCCTTCGCGCTGTCGGTGACGCAGCTGCTGCAGGCGCGGCGCGAGCGCAAGGCGGCTGCTGCCGACGCGAAGACCGGGCCGCGGTTCCTGCGCATCCTCCCCGGTGCCGATGCGCTCGAGTCGCTCGCCTACCGGTTCGCGATCGTGGGCTTCATCTTCTGGACCTTCACGCTCATCGCCGGGTCCATCTGGGCCAACGACGCGTGGGGTCGCTACTGGGGCTTCGACACCAAAGAGGTGTGGACCTTCGTGATCTGGGTGCTCTACGCCGGTTACATCCACGCCCGTGCCACACGCGGGTGGCGGGGCACGCGGTCGGCATGGCTCTCGATCATCGGCTTCAGCGCCGTGATGTTCAACTTCACGATCGTGAACCTCTTCTTCAAGGGCCTGCACGTCTACAGCGGCCTCAGCTGA
- a CDS encoding YhgE/Pip domain-containing protein, translating into MTVPIERSHARRPVTWLTVLGIVLLPVVIGGLLVAALYNPVERLENMSAAIVNDDKPVEIDGQLAPLGRQLTAGLVEGSSDVPSNIDWTISNDEDAAAGLADGTYSAVITIPENFSAAATSTAPGSTPEQATISVESAPDGRVVDQAITAQITQTAASVFGSAVSKQYLTNVLLGFTTLHDQLGDAASGAQQLADGSASAAQGATELSSGVGQLATGADQLASGASQAAAGAAALPGGAQQLASGARQLSDGAGTLAAGLDAASDAVVNQDLKNAAAATTTAANSALTQTQKLGATLGGLVQECYVTYGPTAALCADLLATIGDAENPAPGTVAGIGTAAGTAAGYGQGTADGIDKLMTDTSAGIAQAAAGARDLQSGAGGLATGADRLAVGAAQLSGGVSQLAGGASALASGADQASTGATSLADGVDQLSSGAGSLASGLDTAVDQVPTYTDEQAQQTASVVAEPVSAQGIGSNLFGAAAIPLLTALVLWFGGLGSYVAFQAVSARALTSRRSSVTLALRAFAPGAILGAVQGLLVAGVVQLAASYDWADWSIFAAICVVAGVAFAGVNQALVAVFGGAGRWIGAIIGAFVVATGVVSTVPGVLTSIASVLPVQPAYAAMLGALTSAGGVTAGVTVLVVWLLLSLVATTIVVSRRRTVSARAALA; encoded by the coding sequence ATGACCGTCCCCATCGAACGCTCCCACGCCCGACGCCCCGTCACCTGGCTGACGGTCCTCGGGATCGTGCTGCTGCCCGTCGTCATCGGCGGGCTTCTGGTAGCCGCTCTCTACAACCCGGTCGAGCGACTCGAGAACATGTCGGCGGCGATCGTGAACGACGACAAGCCGGTGGAGATCGACGGGCAGCTCGCTCCGCTCGGACGTCAGCTCACCGCGGGCCTCGTCGAGGGTTCGTCGGACGTGCCGAGCAACATCGACTGGACGATCTCCAACGATGAGGATGCGGCGGCGGGCCTCGCCGACGGCACCTACAGCGCGGTCATCACGATCCCCGAGAACTTCTCCGCCGCCGCCACCTCGACCGCCCCCGGTTCGACTCCGGAGCAGGCGACGATCTCGGTCGAGAGCGCACCGGACGGGCGCGTGGTCGACCAGGCGATCACAGCACAGATCACGCAGACGGCCGCATCCGTGTTCGGCAGCGCCGTCTCGAAGCAGTACCTGACGAACGTGCTGCTCGGTTTCACGACGCTGCACGATCAGCTGGGCGACGCGGCGAGCGGCGCGCAACAGCTCGCCGACGGTTCGGCGAGCGCAGCTCAGGGCGCGACCGAGCTGTCCAGCGGTGTCGGTCAGCTCGCCACGGGCGCCGACCAGCTCGCCTCCGGCGCCTCGCAGGCTGCAGCGGGCGCCGCGGCACTGCCCGGGGGCGCGCAGCAGCTCGCCTCCGGCGCACGCCAGCTCTCCGACGGTGCCGGCACTCTCGCGGCGGGTCTGGACGCCGCATCCGACGCCGTGGTGAACCAGGACCTCAAGAACGCGGCGGCCGCCACGACGACGGCCGCGAACAGCGCCCTGACGCAGACGCAGAAGCTCGGCGCGACGCTCGGCGGCCTCGTCCAGGAGTGCTACGTGACGTACGGCCCCACGGCCGCCCTGTGCGCTGATCTGCTCGCCACGATCGGCGACGCCGAGAACCCCGCCCCCGGCACGGTCGCGGGCATCGGCACGGCGGCGGGAACTGCCGCGGGCTACGGCCAGGGCACGGCCGACGGCATCGACAAGCTCATGACGGACACGAGCGCGGGCATCGCGCAGGCCGCCGCCGGTGCGCGCGACCTGCAGTCCGGCGCGGGCGGCCTCGCCACCGGCGCGGACCGGCTCGCCGTGGGCGCGGCCCAGCTCTCGGGCGGCGTCTCTCAGCTGGCCGGCGGTGCGAGCGCGCTCGCGAGCGGGGCGGACCAGGCATCCACCGGCGCGACGTCGCTCGCCGACGGCGTGGACCAGCTCTCGAGCGGTGCGGGCTCGCTCGCGAGCGGACTCGACACGGCCGTCGATCAGGTCCCGACCTACACCGACGAGCAGGCGCAGCAGACCGCATCCGTCGTCGCCGAGCCGGTCTCGGCGCAGGGCATCGGCTCGAACCTGTTCGGCGCGGCCGCCATCCCGTTGCTCACCGCCCTGGTGCTCTGGTTCGGGGGTCTCGGGTCGTACGTGGCGTTCCAGGCGGTGTCCGCGCGGGCCCTCACGAGCCGCCGGTCCTCGGTGACGCTCGCACTGCGCGCCTTCGCCCCCGGAGCCATCCTCGGCGCCGTGCAGGGTCTGCTCGTGGCCGGCGTCGTGCAGCTCGCGGCGAGCTACGACTGGGCGGACTGGTCGATCTTCGCGGCGATCTGCGTGGTCGCCGGTGTCGCCTTCGCCGGCGTGAACCAGGCTCTCGTGGCCGTCTTCGGCGGCGCAGGCCGGTGGATCGGGGCCATCATCGGCGCCTTCGTCGTGGCCACGGGGGTCGTCTCCACGGTCCCGGGCGTGCTGACCTCGATCGCCTCCGTGCTGCCGGTGCAGCCCGCCTACGCCGCGATGCTCGGCGCCCTCACGAGCGCCGGCGGGGTGACGGCCGGCGTCACGGTCCTCGTCGTGTGGCTGCTGCTGTCGCTCGTGGCGACCACGATCGTCGTCTCCCGTCGCCGCACCGTCTCGGCCCGCGCCGCCCTCGCCTGA
- a CDS encoding efflux RND transporter permease subunit, translating into MSTLLYSLGRWSYRRPWRVLIAWLLLLVLAGGGAAVFSQGTDNSFSIPGTESQAGLEQLSRTFPQVSGTNAQFVVVAADGTKITDDDYRTRIEDTISTIEKLDGVLAVTDPYDASITGSISDDDSAAIVRMQFDGQATDVPESTRTDLQSTVDALEPELPAGSQVALGGDLFAVSLPGVTVTELVGLLIALVVLIVTFRSFVIAGLPLMTAVLGVGLSMALIFVATAFASVSSTTPLLALMLGLAVGIDYALFIISRHQDQVRSGADPEESAARATGTAGSAVLFAGMTVLIALIGLGFAGIPFLTTMGVAAAVAVAIAVLVAVTLTPAMLGFVKGRVRGWGRRDRRRADAAAPERRGFSARWVGMVTRHPVVTSVAVVAVLGAAAIPATSLALALPNAGQLPKGDPARVAYDLTSEHFGPGANGPLIMTGTIVTSTDPLTLMKDLGDEISRIPGVKEVALATPNQAADTGIVQIVPETAPDDPATAELVRDLRAQHDRLLDEYGVDLQVTGFTAVAIDISDRLSAALLPFGIFVVGLSLILLMIVFRSIWVPVKAALGYLLSVAASFGVVAAVFEWGWFADLLHVARVGPVISFMPIVLMGVLFGLAMDYEVFLVSRMREDFVHARRDNPHRPAREIALEAVRSGYTASARVVTAAAIIMFAVFAAFVPEGDSNLKPIALGLAAGIAIDAFLVRMTLVPAVMALLGDKAWWMPKWLERVLPHFDIEGEAVERELSLREWASTGSAVVADKLALRTDTRPVFGPVDATVDPGEALVVAAEDPAATHALTLVLAGRLSPSDGRLRVAGHLLPERGAWVRARAGMALLATASDPVDDLRHALSGTPAVVVVDGIDRLERLPHPERDTALALLRDAAARRLTIVATAVGSASDIAAARTLLTDAGYRTGEPVTLPTAPAEVLA; encoded by the coding sequence GTGTCCACGCTCCTGTACTCGCTCGGCCGCTGGTCGTACCGTCGCCCGTGGCGCGTGCTGATCGCATGGCTCCTGCTGCTCGTTCTCGCCGGCGGCGGCGCCGCCGTGTTCTCGCAGGGCACCGACAACAGCTTCTCGATCCCCGGCACCGAGTCGCAGGCGGGGCTGGAACAGCTCTCGCGCACCTTCCCCCAGGTCAGCGGCACGAACGCGCAGTTCGTCGTGGTCGCCGCCGACGGCACGAAGATCACGGACGACGACTACCGCACGCGCATCGAGGACACGATCTCGACGATCGAGAAGCTCGACGGGGTGCTCGCGGTCACCGACCCCTACGACGCGTCGATCACCGGCAGCATCTCCGACGACGACAGCGCCGCGATCGTGCGGATGCAGTTCGACGGTCAGGCGACCGACGTGCCGGAGTCCACGCGCACCGATCTGCAATCCACCGTCGACGCTTTGGAGCCCGAGCTCCCCGCAGGATCACAGGTCGCGCTCGGCGGCGACCTGTTCGCCGTGTCGCTGCCCGGCGTCACCGTGACCGAACTCGTCGGCCTGCTGATCGCACTCGTCGTGCTGATCGTGACGTTCCGCTCGTTCGTCATCGCGGGACTTCCGCTCATGACGGCGGTCCTGGGGGTCGGCCTGTCGATGGCGCTCATCTTCGTGGCCACGGCCTTCGCCTCGGTGTCCTCGACGACGCCGCTGCTCGCACTCATGCTCGGCCTCGCGGTGGGCATCGACTACGCGCTGTTCATCATCTCCCGGCATCAGGATCAAGTGCGAAGCGGCGCGGACCCCGAGGAATCCGCGGCCCGCGCGACCGGCACCGCCGGCTCCGCCGTGCTCTTCGCCGGGATGACGGTGCTCATCGCGCTCATCGGCCTCGGCTTCGCCGGCATCCCGTTCCTGACGACGATGGGCGTCGCGGCGGCCGTCGCCGTCGCGATCGCCGTACTGGTCGCGGTCACTCTGACCCCCGCGATGCTCGGCTTCGTCAAGGGTCGCGTGCGCGGTTGGGGCCGGCGCGACCGCCGCCGGGCGGATGCGGCCGCTCCCGAGCGGCGCGGCTTCTCGGCGCGGTGGGTGGGCATGGTGACGCGCCACCCCGTCGTGACGAGCGTGGCGGTCGTGGCGGTGCTCGGCGCGGCGGCCATCCCGGCGACGAGCCTCGCGCTCGCTCTCCCCAACGCCGGTCAGCTGCCGAAGGGAGACCCGGCCCGCGTCGCCTACGACCTGACGAGCGAGCACTTCGGCCCGGGAGCCAACGGCCCCCTCATCATGACCGGGACGATCGTGACCTCGACCGACCCCCTCACCCTCATGAAGGATCTCGGCGACGAGATCTCCCGCATCCCGGGCGTGAAGGAGGTCGCCCTTGCGACCCCGAACCAGGCGGCCGACACGGGCATCGTGCAGATCGTGCCGGAGACTGCGCCGGACGACCCGGCCACGGCCGAGCTCGTTCGCGACCTCCGCGCCCAGCACGATCGTCTCCTCGACGAGTACGGCGTCGATCTCCAGGTCACCGGATTCACGGCCGTGGCCATCGACATCTCCGACCGCCTGTCGGCGGCGCTGCTGCCCTTCGGCATCTTCGTCGTCGGGCTCTCCCTCATCCTCCTGATGATCGTCTTCCGCTCCATCTGGGTGCCGGTCAAAGCGGCGCTCGGGTATCTGCTCTCGGTCGCCGCCTCGTTCGGCGTCGTCGCGGCGGTGTTCGAATGGGGCTGGTTCGCCGATCTCCTGCACGTGGCGCGTGTCGGGCCCGTCATCAGCTTCATGCCGATCGTGCTGATGGGCGTGCTGTTCGGTCTCGCGATGGACTACGAGGTGTTCCTCGTGTCCCGGATGCGGGAGGACTTCGTGCACGCCCGCCGCGACAACCCTCATCGCCCGGCACGCGAGATCGCGCTCGAGGCCGTACGCAGCGGCTACACCGCATCCGCCCGCGTGGTGACGGCGGCCGCCATCATCATGTTCGCCGTGTTCGCGGCCTTCGTCCCCGAAGGCGATTCGAACCTCAAACCGATCGCCCTCGGACTCGCGGCGGGAATCGCCATCGACGCGTTCCTCGTGCGCATGACGCTCGTCCCGGCCGTCATGGCGCTGCTCGGAGACAAGGCCTGGTGGATGCCGAAGTGGCTGGAGCGCGTCCTGCCGCACTTCGACATCGAGGGCGAGGCCGTCGAACGAGAGCTCTCGCTGCGCGAGTGGGCGAGCACCGGTTCGGCCGTCGTCGCCGACAAGCTCGCGCTGCGCACCGACACCAGGCCCGTGTTCGGTCCGGTGGATGCGACCGTCGATCCGGGTGAGGCGCTCGTGGTCGCGGCGGAGGATCCCGCCGCGACGCACGCGCTGACGCTCGTCCTGGCGGGCCGGCTGAGCCCGAGCGACGGACGCCTGCGCGTGGCGGGCCACCTGCTGCCCGAGCGCGGCGCCTGGGTGCGGGCGCGCGCCGGGATGGCGCTGCTGGCCACCGCATCCGACCCCGTCGACGACCTCCGACACGCACTGTCGGGCACGCCCGCCGTCGTCGTGGTCGACGGCATCGACCGCCTCGAGCGGCTGCCCCACCCCGAACGCGACACGGCACTGGCGCTGCTCCGCGATGCCGCGGCGCGACGGCTCACGATCGTCGCCACCGCCGTCGGGTCCGCATCCGACATCGCCGCCGCGCGCACGCTGCTCACCGACGCCGGATATCGCACCGGCGAACCCGTCACCCTTCCCACGGCTCCCGCGGAGGTGCTCGCATGA
- a CDS encoding TetR/AcrR family transcriptional regulator: protein MTQPAVPRSRENTRARLLAAASEVFAELGLEGASVEAICERAGFTRGAFYSNFASKEELLLGLMQQVADQKLEQVTERVRELGEDTSVDRNVAELVTSVLDVGTDGPTGVVLMSEIRTNAMRDVRLAEAYLGWEAAMAERVAEIIGDIAGTYRLRLRIPAIEFARLVLDIWDATCAFSVISGLAPLAAKDLLTQRTAMLAAAVTDAE, encoded by the coding sequence GTGACGCAACCCGCCGTGCCCCGAAGCCGGGAGAACACCCGCGCGCGGCTTCTCGCCGCCGCATCCGAGGTCTTCGCGGAACTCGGCCTCGAAGGCGCATCCGTCGAGGCGATCTGCGAGCGTGCCGGCTTCACGCGCGGCGCCTTCTACTCCAACTTCGCCTCCAAGGAGGAGCTGCTGCTCGGGCTGATGCAGCAGGTCGCCGATCAGAAGCTGGAGCAGGTGACCGAGCGGGTGCGCGAACTCGGCGAGGACACCTCGGTCGACCGCAATGTCGCCGAACTCGTCACGAGCGTCCTCGACGTCGGGACCGATGGACCGACGGGTGTCGTGCTGATGAGCGAGATCCGCACGAACGCGATGCGCGACGTGCGGCTCGCCGAGGCCTACCTCGGCTGGGAGGCCGCCATGGCGGAGCGGGTCGCGGAGATCATCGGCGACATCGCGGGTACGTACCGACTGCGGCTGCGCATCCCGGCGATCGAGTTCGCGCGCCTGGTGCTCGACATCTGGGACGCCACCTGCGCCTTCTCGGTCATCTCGGGCCTCGCCCCCCTGGCCGCGAAGGATTTGCTCACCCAGCGCACCGCGATGCTGGCGGCGGCGGTCACCGACGCGGAGTGA
- a CDS encoding o-succinylbenzoate synthase encodes MTPALADIRSNLHVVALPLRTRFRGIDVREALLFEGPAGWAEFSPFTEYDDDEAATWLSAAIDFAWNPQPDAVRARIPVNATVPAVPASAVAEVLSHFDGCRTAKVKVAEAGQTLADDVARVAAVREAMGPAGRIRIDANGGWNVDEAEHALRALAEYDLEYAEQPCASVAELAELRWRVHRSGIDIAADESVRKAVDPLRVAREQAADLLVVKAAPLGGVRRALRIVADAGLPAVVSSALDTSVGLGMGLALAAALPELDYDCGLGTASLLAADVTAEPLRAAGGAIEVRRAVPDADLLGSYAAPSARRVWWEERLERCYGLVSGAELTPRR; translated from the coding sequence GTGACTCCCGCGCTCGCCGACATCCGCTCGAACCTCCACGTCGTCGCGCTTCCGCTGCGCACCCGCTTCCGCGGCATCGACGTGCGCGAGGCGCTCCTGTTCGAGGGGCCCGCCGGGTGGGCGGAGTTCTCCCCGTTCACCGAGTACGACGATGACGAGGCGGCGACCTGGCTGTCCGCGGCGATCGACTTCGCCTGGAATCCGCAGCCGGATGCGGTGCGCGCCCGCATCCCGGTCAACGCCACCGTTCCCGCCGTCCCCGCATCCGCGGTGGCGGAGGTGCTCAGCCACTTCGACGGCTGCCGCACCGCGAAGGTGAAGGTCGCCGAAGCCGGGCAGACCCTGGCCGACGACGTCGCGCGCGTCGCCGCGGTGCGCGAGGCGATGGGGCCGGCCGGCCGCATCCGCATCGACGCGAACGGCGGGTGGAACGTCGACGAGGCGGAGCACGCGCTGCGCGCACTCGCCGAGTACGACCTCGAGTACGCCGAACAGCCGTGCGCGAGCGTGGCGGAGCTCGCCGAGCTCCGCTGGCGCGTGCATCGCTCGGGGATCGACATCGCCGCCGACGAGAGCGTGCGCAAGGCCGTGGATCCGCTGCGCGTCGCCCGGGAGCAGGCGGCCGATCTGCTGGTCGTCAAGGCGGCGCCGCTCGGCGGTGTGCGCCGGGCGCTGCGGATCGTCGCGGATGCGGGGCTTCCCGCCGTCGTCTCCAGCGCACTGGACACCTCGGTGGGACTCGGCATGGGACTCGCCCTGGCTGCGGCACTGCCCGAGCTGGACTACGACTGCGGGTTGGGGACGGCGTCGCTGCTGGCGGCCGACGTGACCGCTGAGCCGCTGCGCGCCGCCGGCGGCGCGATCGAGGTGCGGCGCGCGGTGCCGGACGCCGACCTGTTGGGCAGCTATGCCGCCCCGTCCGCCCGCCGCGTCTGGTGGGAGGAGCGCCTCGAGCGCTGCTACGGCCTCGTCAGCGGCGCGGAGCTCACTCCGCGTCGGTGA
- a CDS encoding LLM class F420-dependent oxidoreductase: MPLLDTPVRLGLQLQPQHAAYSDIRDAVVRFEDMGVDILFNWDHFYPLHGDPDGAHFESWTMLAAWAEQTERVEFGALVNCNSYRNPDLQADMARTIDHISAKGGEGRFIFGTGSGWFQRDYDEYGYEFGTAGSRLNDLADGLARVTTRWGKLNPAPTRRIPILIGGAGEQKTLRLVARHADIWHSFVAPEDIAHKVGVIEKWAETEGRDVSKLVISNELKDRDEEYADALFAAGVRTFTLGLNGPDYDPEIARRWLRWRDAKNG; this comes from the coding sequence ATGCCTCTTCTCGATACTCCGGTCCGCCTCGGGCTCCAGCTCCAGCCGCAGCACGCCGCCTACTCCGACATCCGCGACGCCGTCGTGCGGTTCGAGGACATGGGGGTGGACATCCTGTTCAACTGGGACCACTTCTACCCGCTGCACGGCGACCCGGACGGCGCGCACTTCGAGTCCTGGACCATGCTCGCCGCGTGGGCGGAGCAGACCGAGCGCGTCGAGTTCGGTGCGCTCGTGAACTGCAACAGCTACCGCAACCCCGACCTGCAGGCGGACATGGCCCGCACGATCGACCACATCAGCGCCAAGGGCGGCGAGGGACGGTTCATCTTCGGCACGGGCTCGGGCTGGTTCCAGCGCGACTACGACGAGTACGGCTACGAGTTCGGCACCGCGGGCTCGCGTCTGAACGACCTCGCCGACGGCCTCGCGCGCGTGACGACGCGCTGGGGCAAGCTGAACCCGGCGCCGACCCGCCGCATCCCGATCCTCATCGGCGGCGCGGGTGAGCAGAAGACCCTGCGTCTGGTCGCACGTCACGCCGACATCTGGCACAGCTTCGTCGCGCCCGAGGACATCGCGCACAAGGTCGGCGTGATCGAGAAGTGGGCCGAGACCGAGGGGCGCGACGTCTCGAAGCTCGTGATCTCGAACGAGCTCAAGGATCGCGACGAGGAGTACGCCGACGCGCTGTTCGCCGCGGGTGTGCGCACCTTCACGCTGGGACTGAACGGCCCCGACTACGACCCGGAGATCGCTCGCCGCTGGCTGCGCTGGCGCGACGCGAAGAACGGCTGA
- a CDS encoding 1,4-dihydroxy-2-naphthoyl-CoA synthase — MGVSELFDPAEWELAPGADSYTDITAHVSHDGRIARIAFDRPEVRNAFRPHTVDELYRALDAARQNPRIGVVLLTGNGPSPKDGGWAFCSGGDQRIRGRDGYKYSDDETAVADPARAGRLHILEVQRLIRFMPKVVIAVIPGWAAGGGHSLHIVSDLSIASAEHGRFKQTDADVGSFDAGYGSAYMARQVGQKIAREVFFLAEEYSAQRAYEMGAVNRVVPHADLEREAIAMARTILTKSPTAIRMLKFAFNAVDDGLVGQQVFAGEATRLAYGTDEAVEGRDAFLEKREPDWSPYPWHY; from the coding sequence GTGGGCGTCTCCGAACTCTTCGACCCTGCGGAGTGGGAACTCGCCCCAGGGGCCGATTCCTACACCGACATCACGGCGCACGTCTCGCACGACGGCCGCATCGCACGCATCGCGTTCGACCGCCCCGAGGTGCGAAACGCGTTCCGTCCGCACACGGTGGACGAGCTCTACCGCGCGCTGGATGCGGCTCGCCAGAACCCGCGCATCGGGGTCGTCCTACTCACAGGCAACGGCCCGAGCCCGAAGGACGGCGGGTGGGCGTTCTGCTCCGGCGGCGACCAGCGCATCCGCGGGCGCGACGGCTACAAGTATTCCGACGACGAGACCGCCGTGGCCGACCCGGCACGGGCCGGACGCCTCCACATCCTCGAAGTCCAGCGCCTGATCCGCTTCATGCCGAAGGTCGTCATCGCCGTGATCCCCGGCTGGGCGGCGGGCGGCGGCCACTCGCTGCACATCGTCTCCGACCTGTCGATCGCCTCGGCCGAGCACGGCCGGTTCAAGCAGACGGACGCGGATGTGGGCTCCTTCGACGCGGGCTACGGCTCGGCGTACATGGCCCGTCAGGTCGGTCAGAAGATCGCGCGCGAGGTGTTCTTCCTGGCGGAGGAGTACTCGGCCCAGCGCGCGTACGAGATGGGCGCGGTCAACCGTGTCGTCCCGCACGCCGACCTCGAACGCGAGGCCATCGCGATGGCGCGCACGATCCTCACCAAGTCGCCGACGGCGATCCGGATGCTGAAGTTCGCCTTCAACGCGGTCGACGACGGGCTCGTGGGGCAGCAGGTCTTCGCCGGCGAGGCGACCCGCCTGGCGTACGGCACCGACGAGGCGGTCGAGGGCAGGGACGCGTTCCTCGAGAAGCGCGAACCGGACTGGTCGCCCTACCCGTGGCACTACTGA
- a CDS encoding GNAT family N-acetyltransferase — MAFVNDAYLADVVVDPAARGAGAGKLLVRTMIDEGPGAEFRWTLFTGDAHGLYRQFGFDTPDETAMVRPGTRRVREG, encoded by the coding sequence GTGGCGTTCGTCAATGACGCGTACCTTGCGGACGTGGTCGTCGATCCCGCCGCACGCGGCGCCGGCGCCGGCAAGCTCCTCGTGCGCACCATGATCGACGAAGGTCCCGGTGCCGAGTTCCGCTGGACGCTGTTCACCGGCGACGCGCACGGCCTGTATCGGCAGTTCGGTTTCGACACCCCCGACGAGACGGCGATGGTCCGCCCCGGAACGCGGCGGGTGCGCGAGGGCTGA
- a CDS encoding DUF4229 domain-containing protein has translation MKARPAIVYSVLRVLAFLVPFAILMLLPVFQELYWLAAIFAALIGLSLSILFLRRPLAEATADLGKPREPRRPLGADDAEAEDAASGD, from the coding sequence GTGAAGGCCCGTCCCGCGATCGTCTATTCAGTGCTGCGCGTTCTCGCGTTCCTCGTGCCGTTCGCGATCCTCATGCTCTTGCCCGTGTTCCAGGAGCTGTACTGGCTCGCGGCCATCTTCGCCGCGCTGATCGGGCTGAGCCTGTCCATCCTCTTCCTGCGCCGGCCCCTGGCGGAGGCGACGGCCGATCTCGGCAAGCCCCGCGAGCCGCGCCGCCCGCTCGGTGCCGACGACGCCGAGGCCGAAGACGCCGCATCCGGGGACTGA
- a CDS encoding PLD nuclease N-terminal domain-containing protein produces the protein MVRLLLILALVAVVFWVYTVVDCAVQPATRHRGVSKGTWMVIVILLPVVGGILWFVTGRARKNAAPVRRAPDDDPDFLRTIGSISDQDERIRRLEEELAQLDSDDQAPGAPERPAPHRPDEDEPR, from the coding sequence ATGGTCCGGCTCCTGCTCATTCTGGCGCTGGTTGCCGTCGTCTTCTGGGTCTACACGGTCGTGGACTGCGCGGTGCAACCGGCCACGCGTCACCGCGGCGTCAGCAAGGGCACCTGGATGGTCATCGTGATCCTGCTGCCCGTCGTCGGCGGCATCCTGTGGTTCGTGACCGGGCGCGCGCGCAAGAACGCGGCACCGGTGCGGCGGGCACCCGACGACGATCCGGACTTCCTCCGCACGATCGGCTCGATCAGCGACCAGGACGAGCGCATCCGCCGTCTCGAGGAGGAGCTCGCCCAGCTCGACTCCGACGACCAGGCGCCCGGTGCGCCGGAGCGGCCCGCGCCGCATCGGCCCGACGAGGACGAGCCGCGCTGA